In Kitasatospora sp. NA04385, a single genomic region encodes these proteins:
- the eno gene encoding phosphopyruvate hydratase: MAIHLAHVHAAEILDSRSRPTLEVVVGLGDGSRGRAGVPSGASTGATEAVELRDGDPARYRGQGVLKAVAGVNGEIADALRGATFPDQEALDAALRELDGTPDKSRLGANALIGVSMAAARADAVRAGVPLWQHLTPGHVEPRLPVPHFNVLNGGVHAPNPLDFQEFMIAPLGAPSTAEAVRAGSEVYGALRARLAAAGHATGLGDEGGFAPGLHRPEEALSLIVAAIGDAGYRAGRDGVAIALDPAASEFRRPDGSYLVDGQARSSTDMISWYRQLADDFPIWSIEDGLGQDDSDGWAELTGELGDRVQLVGDDNLTTNPALIAAAVEAGVANAVLIKPNQIGTVSETLHAMRLCRQAGYAAMVSHRSGETDDTFIADLAVGTGCGQIKSGAPARGERTAKYNRLLQIADTHPALPHGLR; this comes from the coding sequence ATGGCGATCCACCTCGCGCACGTCCACGCCGCCGAGATCCTCGACTCCCGCTCCCGGCCCACCCTGGAGGTCGTCGTCGGCCTCGGCGACGGCAGCCGGGGCCGCGCCGGAGTCCCGTCCGGCGCCTCCACCGGCGCCACCGAAGCCGTCGAACTGCGCGACGGCGACCCGGCCCGCTACCGCGGCCAGGGCGTCCTGAAAGCCGTCGCCGGGGTGAACGGCGAGATCGCCGACGCCCTGCGCGGCGCGACCTTCCCCGACCAGGAGGCCCTCGACGCCGCCCTGCGGGAGCTGGACGGCACCCCGGACAAGTCCCGCCTCGGCGCGAACGCCCTGATCGGCGTCTCCATGGCCGCAGCCCGGGCCGACGCCGTCCGCGCGGGCGTCCCCCTGTGGCAGCACCTGACGCCCGGGCACGTCGAACCCCGCCTGCCGGTGCCGCACTTCAACGTCCTCAACGGCGGCGTCCACGCCCCCAACCCGCTCGACTTCCAGGAGTTCATGATCGCCCCCCTCGGGGCGCCGTCCACCGCCGAGGCGGTGCGCGCCGGTTCCGAGGTCTACGGCGCCCTGCGCGCCCGGCTCGCCGCCGCGGGCCACGCCACCGGCCTCGGGGACGAGGGCGGCTTCGCGCCCGGACTGCACCGCCCGGAGGAAGCGCTGTCGCTGATCGTCGCGGCGATCGGGGACGCCGGCTACCGGGCGGGCCGCGACGGCGTGGCCATCGCCCTCGACCCGGCCGCCAGCGAGTTCCGCCGCCCCGACGGCAGTTACCTCGTCGACGGGCAGGCCCGGTCGAGCACGGACATGATCTCCTGGTACCGGCAGCTGGCGGACGACTTCCCGATCTGGAGCATCGAGGACGGCCTCGGCCAGGACGACTCCGACGGCTGGGCGGAGCTGACCGGCGAACTCGGCGACCGGGTGCAGCTGGTCGGCGACGACAACCTGACCACCAACCCCGCGCTGATCGCCGCGGCCGTCGAGGCGGGCGTCGCCAACGCCGTCCTGATCAAGCCCAACCAGATCGGCACCGTCAGCGAGACCCTGCACGCGATGCGGCTGTGCCGGCAGGCCGGTTACGCGGCCATGGTCTCCCACCGCTCCGGCGAGACCGACGACACCTTCATCGCCGACCTCGCCGTCGGCACCGGCTGCGGACAGATCAAGTCCGGCGCACCGGCCCGCGGAGAGCGCACCGCCAAGTACAACCGCCTCCTACAGATCGCCGACACCCACCCCGCGCTGCCCCACGGCCTGCGCTGA
- a CDS encoding inorganic diphosphatase, with amino-acid sequence MEFDIVVEIPRGSRNKYEMDHESGRIRLDRMLFTSTRYPADYGYVDGTLGRDGDPLDALLLTGEPLFPGTWVRARAIGMFRMSDEHGEDDKVLCVPAGDPRNAHLRDLADAPEHDLREIRHFFEVYKDLEPGKSVEGADWADRAAAEAEITASLARATAPLG; translated from the coding sequence ATGGAATTCGACATCGTCGTGGAGATCCCCCGGGGATCGCGCAACAAGTACGAGATGGACCACGAGTCGGGTCGCATCCGGTTGGACCGGATGCTGTTCACCTCCACCCGCTACCCCGCGGACTACGGCTACGTCGACGGCACGCTGGGCCGCGACGGCGACCCGCTGGACGCGCTGCTGCTGACCGGCGAACCGCTCTTCCCCGGCACCTGGGTCCGCGCCCGGGCGATCGGCATGTTCCGGATGAGCGACGAGCACGGGGAGGACGACAAGGTGCTCTGCGTGCCCGCCGGCGACCCGCGCAACGCGCACCTGCGGGACCTCGCGGACGCGCCCGAGCACGACCTGCGCGAGATCCGGCACTTCTTCGAGGTCTACAAGGACCTGGAGCCCGGCAAGTCCGTCGAGGGCGCCGACTGGGCCGACCGCGCCGCCGCCGAGGCCGAGATCACCGCCTCCCTCGCCCGCGCTACCGCCCCGCTGGGCTGA
- a CDS encoding phosphatase PAP2 family protein yields MSAHRAERRLFAVLTGDGRDAPWWRAVSRLGDRPASYGLAAARCLRGRGRGRWRPLAAVAGADAGQGVLKRVLVRPRPPRSAWRVRPHGASFPSRHTALAAAAVGRGPAAGAAVALVGASRIRLGVHWPGDVVGGWLLGAGCARLARGGRPAPGTAATAPAGTAYPDGVARRWGSP; encoded by the coding sequence GTGAGCGCGCACCGCGCCGAACGCCGCCTGTTCGCCGTGCTCACCGGCGACGGCCGGGACGCGCCGTGGTGGCGGGCGGTGAGCCGCCTCGGTGACCGGCCGGCCTCCTACGGCCTCGCCGCCGCCCGGTGCCTGCGCGGCCGGGGCCGGGGGCGCTGGCGGCCGCTGGCCGCGGTGGCGGGCGCGGACGCGGGCCAGGGGGTGCTGAAGCGGGTCCTGGTCCGTCCCCGGCCGCCGAGGTCGGCCTGGCGGGTCCGGCCGCACGGGGCGAGTTTCCCGTCCCGGCACACCGCCCTCGCCGCGGCCGCGGTCGGGCGCGGCCCGGCCGCCGGGGCGGCGGTGGCGCTGGTGGGCGCGTCCCGGATCAGACTGGGCGTGCACTGGCCCGGCGACGTCGTCGGGGGCTGGCTGCTCGGTGCCGGCTGCGCCCGCCTCGCACGCGGCGGCCGTCCGGCTCCCGGGACGGCTGCGACAGCACCCGCGGGCACGGCGTATCCTGACGGTGTTGCACGGCGGTGGGGCTCGCCGTAA
- a CDS encoding NUDIX domain-containing protein, with protein sequence MPDVDVRCSALVFSGTAVLLVRRSRPNDWSLPGGVPGAVEGLEECARRELAEETGLVCRAGRAVLVVDSVNEAVSRRMLDVVFRYPDVDERAACALAPCESGLRPQLVALDQLARIRLRPPIADRIGALHRVRHQVPEIVVEGLRPWEMAVDLGEDPSPEHR encoded by the coding sequence ATGCCGGATGTGGACGTGCGGTGCAGCGCGCTGGTGTTCAGCGGGACGGCGGTGCTGCTGGTGCGGCGCTCGCGACCGAACGACTGGAGCCTGCCGGGCGGGGTGCCCGGCGCCGTCGAGGGGCTGGAGGAGTGCGCGCGCCGAGAACTGGCCGAGGAGACCGGCCTCGTGTGCCGGGCCGGGCGCGCGGTGCTGGTGGTGGACTCGGTGAACGAGGCGGTGTCGCGCCGGATGCTGGACGTGGTGTTCCGCTACCCGGACGTGGACGAGCGGGCGGCGTGCGCGCTCGCGCCGTGCGAGAGCGGACTGCGACCGCAGCTGGTGGCGCTCGACCAGCTGGCGCGGATCCGGCTGCGGCCGCCGATCGCCGACCGGATCGGTGCGCTGCACCGCGTCCGGCACCAGGTGCCGGAGATCGTCGTCGAGGGCCTGCGCCCCTGGGAGATGGCCGTGGACCTCGGCGAGGACCCGTCCCCGGAGCACCGGTGA